A stretch of the Bacillus sp. B-jedd genome encodes the following:
- a CDS encoding LysE family transporter, whose protein sequence is MAVYLGYVLLGLSLAAPIGPINAAQMDRGIRYGFWHSYLTGVGAAAADGIYMLIVYAGVVRFLDAPIVQTFLWLFGAFVLLYSGIESLINIRDLEIGSNRKKEPLFKSFMSGFFMSLSNPLTILFWLGIYGSVLAKTASTSGRGELVLYSLAIFSGLLIWDITMAAMATGAKRFLTSTLLTAISVLSGLSLIGFGVYFGWQGVMALAAF, encoded by the coding sequence ATGGCTGTTTATTTAGGTTACGTTTTGCTGGGATTGTCGCTTGCCGCGCCAATCGGGCCAATAAACGCGGCCCAGATGGACAGGGGAATCCGCTATGGTTTCTGGCATTCTTATTTGACCGGCGTCGGAGCGGCTGCCGCTGATGGGATTTATATGTTGATTGTTTATGCGGGGGTCGTTAGGTTCCTTGATGCGCCCATCGTCCAAACTTTTCTGTGGCTGTTCGGGGCATTTGTTTTGCTTTATAGCGGCATCGAAAGTCTGATAAACATCAGGGACCTTGAAATTGGGAGTAACCGCAAAAAGGAACCTTTGTTTAAATCGTTCATGTCCGGCTTTTTTATGTCGTTGTCGAACCCTTTGACAATATTGTTCTGGCTGGGGATATACGGGTCGGTATTGGCAAAAACAGCCTCGACTTCCGGGCGAGGTGAACTTGTTCTTTACAGTTTGGCTATTTTCAGCGGTCTGCTCATTTGGGATATTACGATGGCTGCCATGGCAACAGGGGCAAAACGTTTCCTTACGTCAACACTTCTCACCGCGATTTCAGTTTTATCCGGCTTGTCGCTCATCGGCTTTGGCGTGTATTTCGGCTGGCAGGGGGTTATGGCACTGGCTGCTTTTTGA
- a CDS encoding GtrA family protein, whose translation MEWSVIALIPANTLNRTHPFFRFALVGAINTIAGLFIMLMLLNAVGFSYWLSTFIGNAVGAAISYFLNRAFTFKSKVRFSKGVPRFLVVILCCYFLSYWLSARIVEFGLGTILPKEWTDEAAVLLGGLFYTISNYIGQKKFVFREIK comes from the coding sequence ATGGAATGGAGCGTTATCGCATTGATTCCCGCAAATACACTTAATCGAACCCATCCGTTTTTTCGTTTTGCCTTGGTCGGCGCTATTAACACGATTGCCGGCCTTTTTATCATGTTAATGCTTTTGAATGCCGTTGGCTTTTCGTATTGGCTGTCTACTTTCATCGGGAATGCTGTTGGAGCCGCCATAAGTTATTTTTTAAACAGAGCCTTCACTTTCAAAAGCAAAGTCCGGTTTTCCAAAGGTGTGCCACGGTTTCTTGTAGTTATCCTTTGCTGCTATTTCCTTTCATATTGGCTTAGTGCCCGAATAGTCGAATTTGGCCTGGGAACAATTTTGCCAAAAGAATGGACAGATGAAGCGGCTGTCCTTTTAGGCGGTTTGTTTTACACGATCAGCAATTATATTGGCCAAAAGAAGTTTGTGTTCCGGGAGATTAAGTAG